The Arcobacter sp. LA11 nucleotide sequence AGCTGAGATCAATGTACCTGCAAATGAAGCTTACGGAGAATATAATCCAGAAGCAAAACAAACAGTACCAAAAGAAAACTTTGGAGATATAGAACTTTCTGTAGGAATGCCACTTCAAGGTCAAGGTGAAGATGGACAACCAATACAAGTTATGGTTGCAGAAATTTTAGAAGATTCTGTAGTTGTAGATTTTAATCATCCATTAGCTGGAAGAGATTTAGATTTTACAATAACAATCAAATCAATTAAGTAACTATTTAAATTACCACTCTTGTGGTAATTTATTTTAAAGTATCCAATGAATTGGTTAGCACATATCTTTCTATCAGAACAAAATATAGATTTTCAAATAGGAAACTATCTTGCGGACCCATTAAAAGGTAGAGTTTGGGAAGATGCTACAATACATTTAAAAAATGGTGTGGCAACTCACAAAAGTATAGATTCATTTACAGATTCACATTTAATTGTATCAAAAAGTAAAGCTAGATTAAGAGAAAAAGGTTTACTGAAATCTATTATCATAGATATTACTTATGACTATTTTTTAACAAAAAACTGGAATACTTTTTCTAATATTTCTTTTGAAAAATTCACACATGACTTTTATACTC carries:
- a CDS encoding peptidylprolyl isomerase encodes the protein MAIENDQVVTMMYELKIEGEVVDSNIDKEPLEFTFGTGQIIAGLEARINELNEGDTAEINVPANEAYGEYNPEAKQTVPKENFGDIELSVGMPLQGQGEDGQPIQVMVAEILEDSVVVDFNHPLAGRDLDFTITIKSIK
- a CDS encoding ACP phosphodiesterase — protein: MNWLAHIFLSEQNIDFQIGNYLADPLKGRVWEDATIHLKNGVATHKSIDSFTDSHLIVSKSKARLREKGLLKSIIIDITYDYFLTKNWNTFSNISFEKFTHDFYTQANQRLDFLPDNAKESVNRLIKFNILNKYQTIEHLEKAFERFDKRLSKKLASRDTASSYFEAVEKNIIELEKDFMIFFPELCKHVRKNIDNDKIKHWRI